A region from the Salvia splendens isolate huo1 chromosome 15, SspV2, whole genome shotgun sequence genome encodes:
- the LOC121769246 gene encoding uncharacterized protein LOC121769246 isoform X1 yields MDAVCSLPFVAKAPKFSLPCSQLFIPNFGAKYGDFTFPRSSSVAVRGRRRSMIFYRGNKRTEQCFRVPFISCSMVDGNGEYNEMEQSPSMECQQSITFWSCSQEGVIDLKLPRRRLLVTFTCDACGVRSQRLINRLAYERGLVYVQCSGCSQYHKLVDNLGLVIEYNLEEEIDLDAKMDQV; encoded by the exons ATGGACGCCGTTTGCTCTTTGCCCTTCGTGGCTAAAGCCCCTAAATTTTCTCTCCCCTGTTCTCAATTATTCATACCTAATTTTGGTGCCAAATATGGAGATTTTACATTTCCAAGATCATCATCTGTGGCCGTTCGCGGTAGGAG GAGGTCGATGATTTTTTACCGAGGAAATAAGAGGACGGAGCAATGTTTTAGAGTGCCATTCATATCATGTTCGATGGTAGATGGAAATGGAGAATACAATGAAATGGAGCAGTCCCCTTCAATGGAATGCCAACag TCTATTACCTTTTGGTCTTGCTCACAGGAGGGTGTTATTGACTTGAAGCTCCCTAGAAGACGTCTGTTGGTAACTTTTACATGTGATGCCTGTGGTGTGCGGTCACAGAGGTTAATCAATAGACTAGCTTATGAACGTGGGCTTGTTTATGTGCAG TGTTCAGGATGTTCTCAGTACCACAAGCTGGTCGATAATCTTGGGCTTGTGATCGAGTATAACTTGGAGGAGGAAATTGATTTAGATGCAAAGATGGATCAAGTCTAG
- the LOC121769246 gene encoding uncharacterized protein LOC121769246 isoform X3, whose amino-acid sequence MDAVCSLPFVAKAPKFSLPCSQLFIPNFGAKYGDFTFPRSSSVAVRGRRRSMIFYRGNKRTEQCFRVPFISCSMVDGNGEYNEMEQSPSMECQQEGVIDLKLPRRRLLVTFTCDACGVRSQRLINRLAYERGLVYVQCSGCSQYHKLVDNLGLVIEYNLEEEIDLDAKMDQV is encoded by the exons ATGGACGCCGTTTGCTCTTTGCCCTTCGTGGCTAAAGCCCCTAAATTTTCTCTCCCCTGTTCTCAATTATTCATACCTAATTTTGGTGCCAAATATGGAGATTTTACATTTCCAAGATCATCATCTGTGGCCGTTCGCGGTAGGAG GAGGTCGATGATTTTTTACCGAGGAAATAAGAGGACGGAGCAATGTTTTAGAGTGCCATTCATATCATGTTCGATGGTAGATGGAAATGGAGAATACAATGAAATGGAGCAGTCCCCTTCAATGGAATGCCAACag GAGGGTGTTATTGACTTGAAGCTCCCTAGAAGACGTCTGTTGGTAACTTTTACATGTGATGCCTGTGGTGTGCGGTCACAGAGGTTAATCAATAGACTAGCTTATGAACGTGGGCTTGTTTATGTGCAG TGTTCAGGATGTTCTCAGTACCACAAGCTGGTCGATAATCTTGGGCTTGTGATCGAGTATAACTTGGAGGAGGAAATTGATTTAGATGCAAAGATGGATCAAGTCTAG
- the LOC121769246 gene encoding uncharacterized protein LOC121769246 isoform X2, whose product MDAVCSLPFVAKAPKFSLPCSQLFIPNFGAKYGDFTFPRSSSVAVRGRRSMIFYRGNKRTEQCFRVPFISCSMVDGNGEYNEMEQSPSMECQQSITFWSCSQEGVIDLKLPRRRLLVTFTCDACGVRSQRLINRLAYERGLVYVQCSGCSQYHKLVDNLGLVIEYNLEEEIDLDAKMDQV is encoded by the exons ATGGACGCCGTTTGCTCTTTGCCCTTCGTGGCTAAAGCCCCTAAATTTTCTCTCCCCTGTTCTCAATTATTCATACCTAATTTTGGTGCCAAATATGGAGATTTTACATTTCCAAGATCATCATCTGTGGCCGTTCGCGGTAGGAG GTCGATGATTTTTTACCGAGGAAATAAGAGGACGGAGCAATGTTTTAGAGTGCCATTCATATCATGTTCGATGGTAGATGGAAATGGAGAATACAATGAAATGGAGCAGTCCCCTTCAATGGAATGCCAACag TCTATTACCTTTTGGTCTTGCTCACAGGAGGGTGTTATTGACTTGAAGCTCCCTAGAAGACGTCTGTTGGTAACTTTTACATGTGATGCCTGTGGTGTGCGGTCACAGAGGTTAATCAATAGACTAGCTTATGAACGTGGGCTTGTTTATGTGCAG TGTTCAGGATGTTCTCAGTACCACAAGCTGGTCGATAATCTTGGGCTTGTGATCGAGTATAACTTGGAGGAGGAAATTGATTTAGATGCAAAGATGGATCAAGTCTAG
- the LOC121769246 gene encoding DNL-type zinc finger protein-like isoform X4 — translation MDAVCSLPFVAKAPKFSLPCSQLFIPNFGAKYGDFTFPRSSSVAVRGRRRSMIFYRGNKRTEQCFRVPFISCSMVDGNGEYNEMEQSPSMECQQLPRRRLLVTFTCDACGVRSQRLINRLAYERGLVYVQCSGCSQYHKLVDNLGLVIEYNLEEEIDLDAKMDQV, via the exons ATGGACGCCGTTTGCTCTTTGCCCTTCGTGGCTAAAGCCCCTAAATTTTCTCTCCCCTGTTCTCAATTATTCATACCTAATTTTGGTGCCAAATATGGAGATTTTACATTTCCAAGATCATCATCTGTGGCCGTTCGCGGTAGGAG GAGGTCGATGATTTTTTACCGAGGAAATAAGAGGACGGAGCAATGTTTTAGAGTGCCATTCATATCATGTTCGATGGTAGATGGAAATGGAGAATACAATGAAATGGAGCAGTCCCCTTCAATGGAATGCCAACag CTCCCTAGAAGACGTCTGTTGGTAACTTTTACATGTGATGCCTGTGGTGTGCGGTCACAGAGGTTAATCAATAGACTAGCTTATGAACGTGGGCTTGTTTATGTGCAG TGTTCAGGATGTTCTCAGTACCACAAGCTGGTCGATAATCTTGGGCTTGTGATCGAGTATAACTTGGAGGAGGAAATTGATTTAGATGCAAAGATGGATCAAGTCTAG
- the LOC121769245 gene encoding lysine-rich arabinogalactan protein 19-like yields MATFLWAWVSTFCILLVIANAQAPAASPSNTPSATPPPAAAASPPTVATPSVAPTTPSPQPPISPPVASPTLPPALPPAVPPPQASPTPTQQPAPAPAVKAPAPAPVVQAPVSPPVASPAPAPALQPPVPAPVEVPSPAPAPAKHKKQKHKHRHHHAPAPAPIVVKSPPAPPTSQDTEDTAPAPSPTLNLNGAITLDQHGRTRMQVTVGSALTTLLAVSGFFF; encoded by the exons ATGGCAACATTTCTTTGGGCTTGGGTTTCTACCTTCTGCATTTTATTGGTCATTGCAAATGCACAAGCACCCGCAGCTTCACCTTCTAATACCCCATCAGCGACGCCTCCACCAGCCGCTGCAGCATCACCACCAACTGTAGCCACACCATCAGTCGCCCCAACCACTCCATCACCACAACCTCCAATAAGCCCACCCGTTGCAAGTCCAACCCTCCCACCGGCATTACCACCAGCTGTACCTCCACCACAAGCATCCCCCACACCAACGCAGCAGCCAGCACCGGCTCCTGCTGTAAAAGCACCTGCACCAGCACCAGTAGTACAGGCACCGGTGTCCCCACCTGTGGCATCACCAGCACCAGCACCGGCTTTACAACCACCGGTCCCTGCACCAGTGGAGGTCCCCTCACCTGCACCAGCACCCGCCAAGCACAAgaaacaaaagcacaaacacagGCATCACCATGCACCAGCACCGGCACCGATTGTTGTTAAAAGCCCTCCAGCACCACCAACCTCCCAAGACACAGAAGACACAGCACCGGCACCCTCACCAACCTTAAATTTG AATGGAGCCATCACACTTGATCAGCATGGAAGAACAAGAATGCAGGTGACCGTCGGATCAGCCCTGACTACCTTGTTGGCTGTCAGCGgtttctttttctaa